The Polaribacter tangerinus genome has a segment encoding these proteins:
- a CDS encoding TIGR00730 family Rossman fold protein produces the protein MTNDDRKIKEKLQTKTWNEIKTNDSWAIFKIMAEFVEGYEKLSKIGPCVSIFGSARTKPTHPYYKLAEEIAFQLTQNGFGVITGGGPGIMEAGNKGANRGKGTSVGLNIELPFEQHDNPWIDKGKSLDFDYFFVRKVMFVKYSQGFIVMPGGFGTMDELFEAITLIQTNKIGRFPIILVGSKFWGGLLDWIKNTLLEEGNISEKDLNLFRVVDTAEEAIEHLNKFYAKYKLKPNF, from the coding sequence ATGACTAACGACGATAGAAAAATAAAAGAAAAACTACAAACAAAAACCTGGAACGAAATAAAAACAAATGATTCTTGGGCCATTTTTAAAATAATGGCAGAATTTGTAGAAGGGTATGAAAAATTGAGTAAAATTGGTCCATGTGTTTCTATATTTGGTTCTGCTAGAACAAAACCAACACACCCCTATTATAAGCTAGCAGAAGAAATTGCTTTTCAACTTACACAAAATGGTTTTGGCGTAATTACCGGTGGTGGACCAGGAATTATGGAAGCCGGTAACAAAGGTGCTAACAGAGGAAAAGGAACGTCGGTGGGTTTAAATATAGAGCTTCCATTTGAACAACATGATAACCCATGGATAGACAAAGGCAAAAGTTTAGATTTCGATTACTTTTTTGTTAGAAAAGTTATGTTTGTAAAATATTCTCAAGGATTTATTGTAATGCCGGGTGGTTTTGGTACTATGGATGAACTTTTTGAAGCAATAACACTTATTCAAACAAATAAAATTGGTCGTTTCCCGATAATTTTAGTTGGCTCTAAATTTTGGGGAGGCTTGCTAGATTGGATAAAAAATACGCTTCTGGAAGAAGGTAACATTAGCGAAAAAGATTTGAACTTATTTAGAGTTGTAGATACCGCAGAAGAAGCTATAGAACACTTAAATAAATTTTACGCGAAATACAAACTGAAACCGAATTTTTAA
- the uvrA gene encoding excinuclease ABC subunit UvrA, which produces MKDQEYLDVYGARAHNLKNIDVKIPRDQLVVITGLSGSGKSSLAFDTIYAEGQRRYIETFSAYARQFLGGLERPDVDKIDGLSPVISIEQKTTNKSPRSTVGTITEIYDFLRLLFARAADAYSYNTNLKMISYSDEQIKELILKEYSGKKVAILAPLIKSRKGHYRELFEQISKQGFLRVRVDGAIIEIEKGMKLDRYKTHDIEVVIDRLIVSNDIENRLDETIKTALYSGDNIMMVIDLETNTPRYFSRELMCPTSGIAYPNPEPNTFSFNSPKGACDVCNGLGIVNEINLNKVIPDHKISIKNGGIAPLGEQKNSWIFKQLQNIAERYQFKLTDAIKDIPKEALDIILNGGNESFEITSKTAGVRRNYKIDFEGIVAFINNQFNHAESTSIKRWAKNYMDEVCCNNCQGKRLKKEALHFKITDKNISDLAQMDVTELANWFASIEKKLSKKQLIIASEIIKEIRTRIQFLLDVGLDYLTLDRTSKSLSGGEAQRMRLATQIGSQLVGVLYILDEPSIGLHQRDNQKLIDSLVKLRDIGNSVIVVEHDQDMIENADFVFDIGPGAGKHGGQIVSAGTFKELKKQQTLTADYITGRKKIEIPKKRRKGNGKSIELKGATGNNLKNVSVSFPLGKMICVTGVSGSGKSTLINETLYPILNAHIYRGVKKPMPYKSIKGLENIDKVIDIDQSPIGRTPRSNPATYTKTFDEIRSLFAKTAEASIRGYKPGRFSFNVKGGRCETCQGGGVRVIEMNFLPDVHVECETCQGKRFNRETLEIRYKGKSIADVLDMTIEEATDFFEMIPKIHRKLKTIKDVGLGYITLGQQSTTLSGGEAQRIKLAAELSKRDTGNTFYILDEPTTGLHFEDIRVLMEVLNKLANKGNTVLIIEHNLDVVKLADYIIDVGMEGGRNGGKILCTGTPEEIINHKKSYTAKFLKKLLK; this is translated from the coding sequence TTGAAAGACCAAGAATACCTAGATGTTTATGGAGCCAGGGCTCATAATTTAAAAAATATAGATGTAAAGATTCCACGAGATCAATTAGTGGTTATCACTGGACTTAGTGGTAGTGGAAAATCTTCTCTTGCTTTTGATACTATTTATGCAGAAGGTCAAAGGCGTTACATAGAAACATTTTCGGCGTATGCAAGGCAATTTTTGGGAGGTTTAGAAAGACCTGATGTTGATAAAATTGATGGATTATCGCCTGTTATTTCAATAGAACAAAAAACAACAAATAAAAGTCCGAGATCTACTGTTGGCACTATTACAGAAATTTATGATTTCTTGCGATTGTTATTTGCCAGAGCTGCAGATGCGTATTCTTACAATACAAATCTGAAAATGATAAGCTATTCCGACGAACAAATAAAAGAACTTATTTTAAAAGAATACAGCGGGAAAAAAGTAGCAATACTAGCACCTTTAATCAAATCTAGAAAAGGACATTATCGAGAATTATTTGAACAAATTTCTAAGCAAGGCTTTTTGCGAGTTCGTGTGGATGGTGCTATCATAGAAATTGAAAAAGGAATGAAACTAGATCGCTATAAAACACATGATATTGAAGTAGTTATAGACCGACTAATCGTTTCTAATGATATTGAAAATCGGCTAGACGAAACCATAAAAACTGCTTTATATTCTGGTGATAATATAATGATGGTTATCGATTTAGAAACCAATACACCACGTTATTTTAGTAGAGAGCTAATGTGCCCAACATCTGGTATTGCCTACCCAAATCCAGAACCTAACACGTTTTCATTTAACTCACCAAAAGGAGCTTGCGATGTTTGCAATGGGCTAGGAATAGTAAATGAAATCAACTTAAACAAAGTAATTCCAGACCATAAAATTTCTATAAAAAATGGTGGTATCGCTCCTCTTGGAGAACAAAAAAATAGTTGGATTTTTAAACAATTACAAAACATAGCTGAGCGGTATCAATTTAAACTTACAGACGCTATTAAAGATATTCCAAAAGAAGCTTTAGATATTATTTTAAATGGCGGAAACGAGTCTTTTGAAATCACCTCAAAAACTGCGGGTGTTCGTAGAAATTATAAAATTGATTTTGAAGGAATTGTAGCATTCATAAACAACCAATTTAACCATGCAGAAAGCACTTCTATAAAAAGATGGGCTAAAAACTATATGGATGAAGTTTGTTGTAATAACTGCCAGGGAAAGCGTTTAAAAAAAGAAGCATTACATTTTAAAATTACTGATAAAAACATCAGCGATTTGGCGCAAATGGATGTTACAGAATTAGCCAATTGGTTTGCTTCGATAGAGAAAAAACTATCAAAAAAACAACTTATAATAGCCTCTGAAATTATAAAAGAAATTCGAACCCGTATTCAATTTTTATTAGATGTTGGTTTGGATTATCTAACATTAGACCGAACCTCAAAATCACTTTCTGGCGGCGAAGCACAAAGAATGAGACTTGCCACACAAATTGGCTCTCAATTAGTGGGTGTATTGTATATTTTAGATGAGCCAAGTATTGGCTTACATCAGAGAGATAACCAGAAATTAATAGATTCTTTAGTCAAATTAAGAGACATCGGAAACTCGGTAATTGTTGTAGAACACGACCAAGACATGATTGAAAATGCAGATTTTGTTTTTGATATTGGACCTGGCGCTGGAAAACACGGAGGGCAAATTGTATCTGCAGGAACATTTAAAGAACTAAAAAAACAACAAACATTAACTGCAGACTATATAACTGGAAGAAAAAAAATTGAAATTCCTAAAAAAAGACGTAAAGGAAACGGCAAATCTATAGAATTAAAAGGAGCAACTGGTAACAACTTAAAAAATGTATCTGTTTCGTTTCCTCTAGGTAAAATGATTTGTGTAACAGGGGTTTCGGGTAGCGGAAAATCAACATTAATAAACGAAACTCTGTATCCTATTTTAAATGCTCATATATACAGAGGCGTAAAAAAACCAATGCCGTACAAAAGCATTAAAGGTTTAGAAAATATTGATAAAGTTATAGACATAGACCAATCGCCAATAGGTAGAACTCCACGTTCGAACCCAGCTACATACACAAAAACTTTTGATGAAATAAGAAGTTTATTTGCAAAAACCGCTGAAGCTTCTATTCGAGGATATAAACCTGGGCGTTTTTCATTTAATGTAAAAGGCGGTCGCTGTGAAACTTGCCAAGGAGGTGGAGTACGAGTCATAGAAATGAACTTTTTACCAGATGTTCACGTAGAGTGCGAAACCTGCCAAGGCAAAAGGTTTAATAGAGAAACATTAGAAATTAGATACAAAGGGAAATCTATTGCTGATGTATTGGATATGACTATCGAAGAAGCGACAGATTTCTTTGAAATGATTCCTAAAATTCATAGAAAATTAAAAACTATAAAAGATGTTGGCTTAGGATATATAACCCTTGGGCAACAATCAACCACATTATCTGGCGGTGAAGCACAACGAATAAAATTAGCTGCAGAACTATCTAAAAGAGATACCGGAAATACTTTTTATATATTAGACGAGCCCACAACAGGCCTGCATTTCGAAGACATTCGTGTATTAATGGAAGTCTTAAACAAACTAGCTAATAAAGGAAATACTGTTCTTATTATAGAACACAACCTAGATGTGGTAAAACTAGCCGATTATATTATAGATGTAGGCATGGAAGGCGGAAGAAATGGTGGGAAAATTTTATGTACTGGAACGCCAGAAGAAATTATAAATCATAAAAAAAGTTACACAGCCAAATTCTTAAAGAAATTACTAAAATAA
- a CDS encoding potassium channel family protein, which translates to MKILESKINKILILITGSTLVGTFGYMLLSDFSFVDALYMTVITVTTVGFGEIRPFTSEEKIFTIFLIITSISIFGYAISTFSEYIVSGKLFEHFKFKRLKKQINKLEKHTIVCGYGRNGKQAVFKLKNYNREFVVIENEKEIADSLDAEGYLSVHGNATVDEVLVQAGIKKASFLITALPSDADNLFVVLSARQLNANCTIISRATKQSSYNKLKIAGADNVIMPDKIGGNHMASLVTTPDVIEFVDRLTIEGETTANLEEVSVNDLPAKYLNQTILDLDLRRKTGCTVIGFRNQDKDYIINPEASIKLVADSQLIVLGRPEQIIKLRELF; encoded by the coding sequence ATGAAAATTTTAGAATCTAAGATAAATAAAATTTTAATCTTAATTACAGGAAGTACTCTCGTTGGAACTTTTGGTTACATGTTACTCTCTGATTTTAGTTTTGTAGATGCTCTTTACATGACAGTTATAACGGTAACAACTGTTGGTTTTGGCGAAATAAGACCTTTTACTTCCGAAGAAAAAATATTTACTATATTTTTAATAATTACAAGTATTTCCATTTTTGGTTATGCCATTTCAACATTTTCAGAGTATATTGTTAGTGGTAAACTCTTTGAACATTTTAAATTTAAAAGATTGAAAAAGCAAATTAATAAATTAGAGAAACATACCATAGTCTGTGGTTATGGTAGAAACGGAAAACAAGCTGTTTTTAAGTTGAAAAATTACAATAGAGAATTTGTTGTAATAGAAAATGAAAAAGAAATAGCCGATTCTTTAGATGCCGAAGGGTATTTAAGTGTTCATGGCAATGCAACAGTAGATGAGGTTTTGGTACAGGCAGGTATAAAAAAGGCCTCTTTTTTAATTACTGCATTGCCATCTGATGCCGATAATTTATTTGTGGTTTTAAGTGCAAGACAGTTAAATGCTAACTGTACCATTATAAGTAGAGCAACCAAGCAAAGCTCTTACAATAAATTAAAAATTGCTGGGGCAGATAATGTAATAATGCCAGATAAAATTGGTGGAAATCATATGGCTTCTTTGGTTACAACACCAGATGTTATTGAATTTGTAGATAGGTTGACTATAGAAGGAGAAACCACCGCAAACTTAGAGGAAGTTTCTGTGAACGATTTACCAGCAAAATATCTTAATCAGACTATTTTAGATTTAGATTTAAGACGTAAAACAGGCTGTACTGTAATCGGGTTTAGAAATCAAGACAAAGATTATATTATCAATCCAGAGGCTAGTATTAAGTTGGTTGCAGACTCTCAGTTAATTGTTTTAGGTAGACCAGAGCAAATAATAAAATTAAGAGAGTTGTTTTAG
- the rfbD gene encoding dTDP-4-dehydrorhamnose reductase, producing the protein MKKVIITGSNGLLGQTLVKLLAADKNNYTVYGFSRGENRCKENNFAYISVDLTNKHLLKKAVKQIQPDVIINTAAMTQVDVCEVEKDACYLTNVTLVKWLVDISEKNSCHLVHISTDFIFDGKKGNYKETDEPNPLSYYGFSKLKAEEIITNSSVHYTILRTILVYGLVDQMKRNNIVLWVREMLANNKEITIVNDQFRAPTYVEDLAMACKISMDKSAKGVFHISSSTLLSVYEIAQQIASVFNLDKNLIKPISSKTLNQRAIRPSKTGFDLSKTNTQLLFYPKSFKESLVAFKQKIS; encoded by the coding sequence ATGAAAAAAGTAATTATTACTGGCAGTAACGGTTTACTAGGGCAAACTTTAGTAAAATTATTAGCTGCAGACAAGAACAACTATACTGTTTACGGTTTTTCTAGAGGAGAAAACAGGTGTAAGGAGAACAATTTTGCATATATTTCTGTTGATTTAACCAATAAGCATTTGTTAAAAAAAGCTGTAAAGCAGATTCAGCCAGATGTTATCATTAATACAGCTGCCATGACTCAGGTAGATGTTTGTGAAGTTGAAAAAGATGCTTGCTATCTTACAAACGTTACGCTAGTAAAATGGCTTGTAGATATTTCCGAAAAAAATTCTTGTCATTTAGTGCATATTTCTACAGATTTTATTTTTGATGGAAAAAAAGGAAATTACAAAGAAACAGATGAGCCAAACCCCTTAAGTTACTATGGGTTTTCTAAACTAAAAGCAGAAGAAATAATAACCAACAGTAGTGTTCATTATACAATTTTAAGAACAATTTTGGTTTATGGCTTGGTAGATCAAATGAAGCGAAATAACATCGTTTTATGGGTAAGGGAGATGCTTGCCAATAATAAAGAAATAACAATTGTAAACGACCAGTTTAGGGCGCCAACCTATGTTGAAGATTTAGCGATGGCTTGTAAAATTTCTATGGATAAAAGTGCTAAAGGTGTTTTTCATATTTCATCGAGCACTTTACTAAGTGTTTATGAAATTGCACAACAAATTGCAAGTGTTTTTAATTTAGATAAAAATTTAATTAAGCCAATTTCTTCAAAAACATTAAATCAACGAGCAATAAGACCCTCAAAAACAGGTTTTGACTTGTCGAAAACCAATACCCAACTACTTTTTTACCCTAAATCATTCAAAGAAAGTTTAGTTGCTTTCAAACAAAAAATTAGCTAA
- a CDS encoding PspC domain-containing protein, giving the protein MDSIRHFFERHGFGVFSRLADRLGMRAVNVRLFFIYVTFFTVGLSFAFYLTMAFILKLKDIVYTKRSSVFDL; this is encoded by the coding sequence ATGGACTCTATTAGACATTTTTTTGAGAGACATGGTTTTGGCGTATTTTCTAGGTTAGCAGATCGTTTAGGAATGCGTGCTGTTAATGTGCGTTTATTTTTTATATATGTAACTTTTTTTACCGTAGGTTTGTCTTTTGCATTCTATTTAACAATGGCTTTTATTTTAAAGTTAAAAGACATTGTGTACACCAAAAGAAGTTCTGTTTTCGATTTGTAG